From one Thermomicrobiales bacterium genomic stretch:
- a CDS encoding cytochrome c oxidase assembly protein, whose product MLITLLHAGELHGNWWLAWRADPLLTPLLVAAAAGYLVAYRSAAKAGRPVPPDWQVVAYLAGLATLALALTGPFDHFNGVLFSVHMTQHLLLMLVVAPLLLLGRPVQILLRGLPPRHSRALMRHTVGHRRVRSVLTVLTHPVSVVLLFNGSFILWHLPRFYQAAVRNEMIHEIEHAAFLLTALLFWWVLIDPVPRHHRLSTTAAALALFATWMASDLMCATITLAQDLIYPIYADTPKPWGLTAYTDQRLGGIIMWVAGGVFYAAVLIGILAVPYLRERPARQVGSHAATQMGGVEPSKDYPTG is encoded by the coding sequence ATGTTGATCACCCTGCTGCACGCCGGGGAGCTTCACGGTAACTGGTGGTTGGCGTGGCGAGCAGACCCATTGCTCACCCCGCTGCTCGTAGCGGCCGCGGCGGGCTACCTCGTGGCATACCGTTCAGCTGCCAAGGCCGGCCGGCCCGTGCCGCCAGACTGGCAGGTCGTCGCGTATCTCGCCGGACTGGCGACCCTGGCGCTGGCGCTGACTGGCCCGTTCGATCACTTCAACGGTGTGCTGTTCTCGGTCCACATGACCCAGCATCTCTTGCTGATGCTCGTCGTCGCGCCGCTGCTGCTGCTGGGAAGGCCAGTGCAGATCCTGCTCCGCGGGCTGCCACCCCGCCACAGCCGCGCGCTGATGCGTCACACCGTCGGCCATCGCCGCGTGCGGAGTGTTCTGACCGTCCTCACTCATCCGGTAAGTGTCGTGCTCCTCTTCAACGGTTCGTTCATTCTCTGGCATCTTCCACGCTTCTATCAGGCAGCCGTTCGAAATGAAATGATCCACGAGATCGAGCACGCGGCATTCCTTCTCACAGCGCTCCTCTTCTGGTGGGTCCTGATTGACCCGGTGCCGCGACACCATCGGCTGTCAACGACGGCAGCCGCTCTGGCGCTGTTCGCTACCTGGATGGCGAGCGACCTCATGTGCGCGACGATTACCCTTGCCCAGGATCTGATCTATCCGATCTATGCCGATACTCCAAAACCATGGGGGCTGACGGCGTACACCGATCAACGGCTTGGCGGCATCATCATGTGGGTGGCAGGCGGGGTGTTTTACGCTGCTGTTCTGATCGGCATCCTTGCCGTTCCCTATCTCCGCGAACGGCCGGCCCGGCAAGTTGGATCGCACGCTGCCACCCAAATGGGTGGGGTAGAACCTTCGAAAGACTATCCCACGGGGTAG
- a CDS encoding DUF503 domain-containing protein, translated as MIVGVGYISVQLFESQSLKEKRRVVRSVVERARSRFNVSVAEVDYLDSWQMAGIGFSCVSNSSIHADRMLAEIIKFFEANLAFGAIADISTELIHVG; from the coding sequence ATGATCGTGGGAGTCGGCTATATCTCGGTACAGCTCTTCGAGAGCCAGTCGTTGAAGGAGAAGCGCCGCGTGGTTCGCTCGGTCGTCGAGCGGGCGCGATCGCGCTTCAACGTCAGCGTCGCTGAAGTCGACTATCTCGATTCCTGGCAGATGGCGGGTATCGGATTCAGTTGCGTGTCCAATTCCAGCATTCATGCCGACCGCATGCTCGCGGAGATCATCAAGTTCTTTGAAGCCAATCTCGCGTTTGGCGCGATCGCAGATATCTCGACCGAGCTGATCCACGTCGGCTGA
- a CDS encoding Xaa-Pro peptidase family protein, whose protein sequence is MADNNPVLARRLTRAQQEMARQGVDYLLVTPSSDLTYLLGYPAHASERLTLLGVPREGRPFVVAPQLEAVRLEARRDIVDVHAWGETENPSALVASLVGDAAGKTIAVSDQTFSVFLMRLQAALPGASWIPGGHVIGLLRVVKDEAEVAALREAARRTDIGWARFVESTRLSGLTELQAAERLAQCLADEGLPKPGFLIVASGPGSASPHHMTGERVIAEGDSVVFDFGSTWEHYYSDITRTVHVGEPSEEYRTVYETVLQANAAAKAAARPGVACEAVDKAARDVIEAAGYGEYFIHRVGHGLGLDVHEEPYMVHGNATPLQPGMVFSDEPGIYIPGKFGVRIEDILVCTEDGYESLNNAARDLTVMD, encoded by the coding sequence ATGGCAGACAACAACCCGGTTCTGGCGCGTCGACTGACACGCGCCCAGCAGGAGATGGCGCGGCAGGGGGTTGACTACCTGCTGGTGACGCCGTCGTCCGACTTGACATATCTGCTCGGATATCCGGCGCATGCATCAGAGCGACTGACGTTGCTCGGCGTCCCGCGTGAAGGCCGGCCGTTCGTCGTGGCCCCGCAACTGGAGGCTGTTCGGCTCGAGGCGCGGCGCGACATCGTCGATGTCCATGCCTGGGGCGAGACGGAGAATCCGTCGGCGCTGGTCGCGTCGCTGGTCGGTGACGCCGCCGGGAAGACGATAGCCGTGAGCGACCAGACTTTCTCTGTCTTTTTGATGCGGCTGCAGGCAGCCTTGCCTGGGGCAAGCTGGATCCCTGGTGGACACGTCATCGGACTGCTGCGCGTCGTCAAGGACGAGGCGGAAGTCGCGGCGCTGCGGGAGGCTGCCCGGCGGACCGACATCGGTTGGGCGCGGTTCGTCGAGTCCACGCGACTGTCGGGTCTGACGGAGCTTCAGGCCGCCGAGAGATTGGCTCAATGCCTGGCTGACGAGGGGTTGCCGAAGCCGGGATTCCTCATCGTTGCCAGCGGCCCGGGGTCAGCTTCGCCGCATCATATGACGGGCGAGCGAGTCATTGCGGAGGGAGACTCGGTCGTCTTCGACTTCGGCAGTACCTGGGAACACTACTATTCGGACATCACCCGGACCGTCCATGTCGGCGAACCGAGCGAGGAGTACCGCACGGTCTATGAGACTGTCCTGCAGGCGAATGCCGCGGCCAAGGCGGCTGCCCGACCGGGCGTGGCGTGCGAGGCCGTCGACAAGGCAGCCCGAGACGTCATCGAAGCAGCGGGCTATGGTGAGTACTTTATCCACCGCGTCGGCCACGGTCTTGGGCTGGATGTCCATGAGGAGCCGTACATGGTCCACGGCAACGCGACGCCACTACAGCCAGGCATGGTCTTTTCGGACGAGCCCGGTATCTACATTCCCGGTAAGTTCGGCGTGCGGATCGAGGATATCCTCGTTTGCACCGAAGACGGCTACGAGAGCCTGAATAACGCAGCCCGCGACCTGACAGTGATGGATTAG
- a CDS encoding D-2-hydroxyacid dehydrogenase — MVVGTHRVMITTPLEAEHVDRIRREAPAGVDVIYEPDLLPPTRYTADHNGIDDYHHTSEQAARWAELLATADILFDFPPGRLHPHEASPRVGWIQTTSAGVGRTVATMGIKPGELIITTASGVHVRPLAEFVMMALLMVVKEHDRLRNDQAAHRWVRFCSDELSGKVIAIVGPGKIGSEIIRISRCFDMRPVATARDCRPERAAELGVERLYRRDELHEMLGIADAIVLCAPHTPETENIMDRAAFNAVAPGAVFINIGRGPLVDEAALLEKLLDGTIRFAALDVFRTEPLPADSPFWDLPNVLINPHSASTSDRENGRITDIFLHNLRCYVEGRSSDMRNVLDIERMY; from the coding sequence ATGGTTGTGGGGACACATCGGGTGATGATCACAACGCCGCTCGAGGCCGAGCACGTCGATCGGATCAGACGTGAAGCGCCGGCCGGCGTCGACGTGATCTACGAGCCGGATCTGCTGCCTCCGACCAGATACACCGCCGATCACAACGGCATCGACGACTATCACCACACCTCCGAGCAAGCAGCGCGCTGGGCAGAATTGCTGGCGACGGCCGACATCCTCTTCGATTTCCCGCCCGGCAGGCTCCATCCCCACGAGGCGTCACCGCGTGTTGGCTGGATTCAGACAACCAGCGCCGGAGTTGGCCGGACGGTAGCCACAATGGGGATCAAGCCAGGCGAGCTGATCATCACGACCGCCAGCGGTGTCCACGTCCGGCCACTCGCCGAGTTCGTCATGATGGCGCTGTTAATGGTGGTGAAGGAGCATGATCGCCTACGTAACGACCAGGCTGCTCATCGTTGGGTGCGCTTCTGTTCGGATGAGCTGTCCGGCAAGGTCATCGCGATCGTCGGGCCCGGCAAGATCGGCAGCGAGATCATCCGTATCTCCCGATGTTTCGACATGCGCCCGGTAGCCACCGCGCGCGATTGCCGGCCGGAGCGCGCGGCAGAACTGGGCGTCGAGCGTCTCTATCGTCGCGACGAGCTCCACGAGATGCTCGGTATTGCCGATGCGATCGTCCTCTGTGCGCCGCATACCCCAGAGACAGAGAACATCATGGACCGGGCAGCCTTCAACGCTGTGGCGCCGGGCGCCGTCTTCATCAATATCGGCCGCGGGCCACTGGTCGACGAGGCCGCGTTGCTCGAGAAGCTCCTTGACGGCACGATCCGCTTTGCCGCGCTCGATGTCTTCAGAACCGAGCCGCTGCCGGCTGACTCCCCGTTCTGGGATCTGCCGAATGTGTTGATCAACCCGCATTCGGCCAGCACGTCGGACCGGGAGAATGGCCGGATCACGGATATCTTCCTGCACAATCTGCGCTGCTACGTCGAGGGACGATCCAGCGACATGCGCAACGTGCTCGACATCGAACGGATGTACTAA
- a CDS encoding FAD-binding oxidoreductase: MVEIPATAEVVIIGAGIMGCSIAYHLAERGVRDVVVLERDQIGRGATADAAGGIRLQFSTETNIRLSQISLEYWEQFEERFGVDINLRQQGYLFLLTGQDEVEVFQQNLALQQSLGVPVRWVTPDDIRALNPAVVVDDVIGGTFCPRDGWADTSTSTMGFAQAARRLGVRIVEDAPVTGFDIGDGRIRGVRSGDSRISAPLVICCAGPQTNAVGALAGLDLPIHPYRRMSFITEPFDLIPPTAPMTIEFARSLYFHPESQGFLFGMSNKDEPSSENKVVDDDWMVATVEALIERAPVFEEAAVLRGWAGFYEVTPDDNPLVGPVPEMGGLLVAAGFSGHGFMQGPAIGKVVAEMVVDGESSAIDVSAFRPSRFQEGALAQEHNVI; this comes from the coding sequence ATGGTCGAGATTCCAGCGACGGCTGAGGTCGTCATCATCGGCGCCGGTATCATGGGATGCTCGATCGCGTACCACCTTGCCGAGCGAGGGGTTCGCGATGTGGTTGTGCTGGAACGCGACCAGATTGGCCGCGGCGCAACGGCCGATGCGGCCGGCGGAATCCGGCTGCAGTTCTCGACCGAGACAAATATCCGACTCTCGCAGATCAGCCTCGAATACTGGGAGCAGTTTGAGGAACGATTCGGTGTCGATATCAACCTGCGGCAGCAAGGCTATCTCTTCCTGCTCACTGGCCAGGACGAGGTCGAAGTCTTTCAACAGAACCTCGCCCTCCAACAGTCTCTCGGCGTGCCGGTGCGCTGGGTAACCCCGGATGATATTCGCGCACTGAACCCGGCTGTCGTGGTGGACGACGTGATCGGCGGAACCTTCTGTCCGCGCGATGGCTGGGCCGATACGTCGACCAGCACGATGGGATTCGCCCAGGCGGCGCGTCGGCTCGGCGTCCGTATCGTCGAGGACGCTCCGGTCACCGGGTTTGACATTGGGGATGGGCGTATTCGCGGTGTTCGTAGCGGCGACTCACGGATCTCCGCGCCATTGGTCATCTGTTGCGCTGGGCCGCAGACGAACGCGGTCGGAGCGTTAGCAGGGCTGGACTTGCCGATCCACCCGTACCGGCGGATGTCGTTCATCACCGAGCCGTTTGACCTGATCCCGCCGACGGCTCCGATGACGATCGAGTTTGCTCGATCGCTGTACTTTCACCCCGAGAGTCAGGGCTTCCTCTTCGGCATGAGCAACAAGGATGAGCCCAGCTCGGAGAACAAGGTCGTGGACGACGACTGGATGGTGGCAACGGTTGAAGCACTGATCGAGCGCGCGCCGGTCTTCGAGGAGGCGGCTGTGCTGCGTGGCTGGGCGGGCTTCTACGAGGTCACCCCCGATGACAACCCGCTGGTTGGCCCCGTGCCGGAAATGGGGGGGTTGCTGGTGGCTGCCGGCTTCTCCGGTCACGGCTTCATGCAAGGGCCGGCCATCGGGAAGGTGGTTGCCGAGATGGTTGTGGATGGTGAGTCGAGCGCGATTGACGTGTCCGCCTTTCGCCCCAGCCGGTTTCAGGAGGGCGCGCTCGCGCAGGAGCATAACGTCATCTAG
- a CDS encoding cbb3-type cytochrome c oxidase subunit I, producing MAIATPGLFRRCAVTGLEVDRSAEKLIKFHAVTAVLFLAFGGFLALCIALTRWEAVHLLSASRFYEFVSAHGMVMLIFWIIFFEMAGLIFGSTILLSTKMLVPKLGWVVYGMMLGGSLVATWMMITGRAVVMFTSYPPLKAPALYYAAVLVFAVGAILGCVHFFINIVGARMRGDVTSLPLFSFALAAAAIIALWSLISGAAALIPAFLWAAGLIPSVDPGVYRLLYWGLGHGAQQINLAAMVAIWYGLASLTTGAKPLNEGLSRFAIVLYIFFINMGSIHHLLADPGLTPWFRNINTSYMMYLAVLGSLIHGFSIPASIELGLREQGFRKGLFGWLRRAPWGEPGFAALAVSLFLFGVMGGISGVIIGGPQVNLIMHNTLLSPSHFHMTVVTGTTIAFMGLSYYLVPLIFQRELVLRGFARWQPYIYGAGMVIWAAGMGLAGHWGVPRRHWDITFSSSVFPLKSDIFETRTIDVFLAFLGIGGILAVIGGAMFVTVIVGTVFTGKRSATPYLGKIMADTFAPVPVVSGASGEDEAVVKKHKEHEGFETPGALVLALIYLALFVGLYGFSWFELSKLPWGVH from the coding sequence ATGGCGATAGCAACGCCGGGTCTGTTCAGACGCTGTGCTGTGACAGGGCTCGAAGTTGACCGATCGGCCGAGAAGCTGATCAAGTTCCACGCTGTAACAGCGGTTCTCTTCCTGGCATTTGGCGGATTCCTCGCACTCTGTATCGCGCTGACGCGCTGGGAGGCGGTCCACCTCCTGTCCGCAAGCCGGTTCTACGAGTTCGTGTCGGCTCACGGTATGGTGATGTTGATCTTCTGGATCATCTTTTTCGAGATGGCCGGTCTGATCTTCGGCAGCACCATCCTGTTGAGCACGAAGATGCTCGTTCCAAAGCTCGGCTGGGTCGTCTACGGCATGATGCTCGGCGGCTCTCTCGTAGCGACCTGGATGATGATCACCGGCCGGGCAGTCGTGATGTTCACGTCATACCCGCCACTGAAAGCGCCGGCTCTTTACTACGCAGCGGTGCTCGTGTTCGCTGTTGGCGCTATTCTCGGCTGCGTTCACTTCTTCATCAACATCGTCGGAGCGCGGATGAGAGGTGATGTCACTTCCCTGCCGCTGTTCAGCTTCGCGCTTGCCGCTGCGGCGATCATCGCGCTCTGGAGCCTGATCTCCGGCGCGGCGGCGCTGATTCCGGCGTTCCTCTGGGCGGCCGGCCTGATCCCGTCAGTCGATCCAGGCGTCTACCGCCTGCTCTACTGGGGGCTTGGACATGGCGCCCAACAGATCAATCTCGCGGCAATGGTCGCGATCTGGTATGGGCTTGCAAGCCTGACCACCGGCGCCAAGCCACTGAACGAAGGCCTGAGCCGCTTCGCGATTGTCCTCTACATCTTCTTCATCAACATGGGCTCCATTCACCACCTTCTCGCCGACCCGGGCCTGACACCGTGGTTCCGGAACATCAACACCAGCTACATGATGTACCTGGCGGTTCTTGGGAGCCTGATCCACGGCTTCAGCATCCCGGCCTCGATTGAGCTGGGGCTTCGCGAGCAGGGCTTCCGCAAGGGGCTCTTTGGGTGGCTACGACGCGCCCCCTGGGGCGAGCCGGGCTTCGCGGCCCTGGCAGTAAGCCTCTTCCTCTTCGGTGTCATGGGCGGCATCAGTGGCGTGATCATCGGTGGCCCGCAGGTCAACCTGATCATGCACAACACGCTTCTCTCCCCGTCCCACTTCCACATGACCGTGGTTACCGGGACGACGATCGCCTTCATGGGGCTGTCCTACTACCTGGTTCCATTGATCTTCCAGCGTGAGCTGGTCCTACGCGGGTTCGCACGCTGGCAGCCGTACATCTACGGCGCAGGCATGGTGATCTGGGCGGCAGGCATGGGGCTGGCGGGGCACTGGGGTGTTCCACGCCGGCACTGGGACATCACGTTCTCGTCCTCCGTCTTTCCGCTGAAGTCCGATATCTTCGAGACCCGGACGATCGACGTGTTCCTGGCTTTCCTCGGGATCGGCGGTATTCTCGCCGTGATCGGTGGAGCCATGTTCGTGACGGTTATCGTCGGGACCGTGTTCACCGGGAAACGCTCGGCCACTCCGTACCTCGGGAAGATCATGGCGGATACGTTTGCGCCGGTGCCGGTTGTCTCTGGCGCATCTGGCGAGGATGAGGCTGTCGTCAAGAAGCACAAAGAGCACGAAGGGTTTGAGACCCCCGGCGCGCTGGTGCTTGCGCTCATCTACCTGGCGTTGTTCGTTGGGTTGTACGGCTTCTCCTGGTTCGAGTTGAGCAAACTCCCCTGGGGAGTGCACTAG
- a CDS encoding cytochrome C oxidase subunit II has protein sequence MANRFSTFAKPQGVWWTAMGRDEKLWLGIAAIWGVSMFAMISFIWPMIGSQQNNILSYRIEPTAYKAHVDAYVTAHTVGEVEGVPIVAPEPGGEVYLEAYTYAWRPVIQLKRGETYTFYISSLDMQHGFSLVMPGHALNLQILPGFVTEIKLTPQESGTFPIICNEYCGPLHHMMTGQIIVTD, from the coding sequence ATGGCCAACCGATTCAGCACGTTCGCGAAGCCACAGGGGGTGTGGTGGACCGCGATGGGGCGTGATGAGAAATTGTGGCTCGGCATTGCCGCTATCTGGGGCGTGTCGATGTTTGCGATGATCTCATTCATCTGGCCGATGATCGGCAGTCAACAGAACAACATTCTCAGCTACCGTATCGAGCCGACCGCCTACAAGGCACATGTCGACGCATATGTCACAGCGCATACGGTCGGCGAGGTAGAGGGGGTGCCGATCGTGGCCCCCGAGCCGGGCGGCGAGGTCTATCTCGAGGCGTATACCTACGCATGGCGTCCAGTCATTCAGCTGAAGCGTGGCGAGACCTACACCTTCTACATCTCCTCGCTCGATATGCAGCACGGCTTCTCGCTGGTGATGCCCGGACATGCCCTGAACCTACAGATCCTTCCGGGGTTCGTCACCGAAATCAAGCTGACGCCACAAGAATCGGGGACATTCCCGATCATCTGTAACGAATACTGCGGGCCTCTGCATCACATGATGACCGGCCAGATCATCGTCACCGACTAG